The Paenibacillus tianjinensis genome has a window encoding:
- a CDS encoding stage V sporulation protein AA produces the protein MNSQSAPVIYIQLKNRLSVPKGQGVLLRDVAYLIADPQWREPLYSILLLQPEQSDGNLILIDLLTIIPRIQELVPDADIQPIGEGRTIVQIEGPAEARKPSVALFVLVWLLLFFGSALTIMNFHADVNMQEVHIRVVEMLTGRRDEHPYMFQIAYSLGIGFGMVIFFNHLFKKKWNEEPTPLEVEMFLYQKNIDHYVVHEEYSKMNNHTEPSGRKEDSS, from the coding sequence ATGAATAGCCAATCAGCGCCCGTAATTTACATACAGCTTAAGAACCGCTTGTCGGTGCCTAAGGGGCAGGGGGTCTTGCTGCGGGATGTGGCTTATCTTATTGCTGATCCGCAGTGGCGTGAGCCGCTGTATTCAATTCTGCTGCTCCAGCCGGAGCAAAGCGACGGGAATCTGATTCTGATCGATTTGCTGACCATTATTCCCCGTATCCAGGAGCTTGTGCCGGATGCCGATATCCAGCCGATTGGCGAGGGGAGGACCATTGTCCAGATTGAAGGGCCGGCCGAAGCCCGCAAGCCATCGGTTGCCCTGTTCGTGCTCGTATGGCTTCTGCTGTTCTTCGGATCGGCTCTGACCATTATGAATTTCCATGCCGATGTCAACATGCAGGAGGTGCACATCCGGGTAGTCGAGATGCTGACCGGACGGCGGGATGAGCATCCCTACATGTTCCAGATTGCCTATTCGCTGGGGATTGGGTTTGGGATGGTGATTTTTTTCAATCATCTGTTCAAGAAAAAATGGAATGAGGAGCCGACCCCGCTGGAAGTGGAAATGTTCCTGTATCAGAAAAATATCGATCACTATGTTGTGCATGAAGAGTACAGCAAGATGAATAACCATACTGAACCTTCCGGGCGTAAGGAGGACTCCTCGTGA
- a CDS encoding glycoside hydrolase family 53 protein → MTGAYINGMDVSFLDEIEQGGGVFRYGSGPQAGQAADLLEILGDSGVNSIRLRIWNDPPGGFCNLERTLVMAKRIKAAGLGFLLDFHYSDKWADPANQWKPQIWTGLDFDALRLSVYEYTLEVLEALQYQGTLPDMVQIGNEITPGFLWEEGRVDGQYDTQEQWTRFTELVKAGIAGAKEIAPELPVMIHIDRGGDNDASRRFFDRFEEHGVEYDVIGLSFYPWWHGTLANLEQNLDDLAQRYDKDLIVVETAYPWTLAGPEGFPLIVKEAEQLHEGYPATVTGQAAYLQELHELIRRTRHDRGIGCYYWEPAWIPSQHEWSVGHANNWSNLTLFDYEGRALASLDVLN, encoded by the coding sequence ATGACAGGAGCTTATATCAACGGAATGGATGTTTCGTTTCTGGATGAGATTGAACAGGGAGGCGGAGTCTTCAGATACGGCTCCGGCCCGCAGGCCGGACAAGCCGCAGATCTTCTGGAGATTCTGGGGGACAGCGGTGTGAATTCCATCCGGCTGAGGATCTGGAACGATCCGCCCGGCGGCTTCTGCAATCTGGAACGGACGCTCGTCATGGCGAAACGGATCAAAGCTGCCGGGCTTGGCTTCTTGCTCGATTTTCATTATTCGGACAAGTGGGCTGACCCGGCGAATCAGTGGAAACCGCAGATCTGGACGGGACTTGACTTCGATGCGCTGCGCTTATCTGTCTATGAATATACACTGGAAGTGCTGGAGGCCCTCCAGTATCAGGGAACGCTGCCGGATATGGTGCAGATCGGGAATGAGATCACACCGGGCTTCCTGTGGGAAGAGGGCCGGGTAGACGGCCAATATGATACGCAGGAGCAATGGACCCGGTTTACCGAACTGGTGAAGGCCGGGATTGCCGGAGCCAAGGAGATCGCGCCGGAGCTGCCGGTTATGATTCATATTGACCGGGGCGGGGACAATGACGCCAGCCGCAGGTTTTTCGACCGCTTCGAGGAGCACGGCGTAGAGTATGACGTCATCGGGCTCTCCTTCTACCCTTGGTGGCACGGAACTCTGGCTAATCTGGAGCAGAATCTGGATGACCTGGCACAGCGTTATGACAAAGATTTGATTGTGGTGGAAACCGCTTATCCGTGGACGCTGGCAGGACCGGAAGGGTTCCCACTCATCGTGAAGGAAGCAGAGCAGCTGCATGAAGGTTATCCGGCTACTGTAACGGGACAAGCTGCATACTTGCAGGAGCTGCACGAACTGATCCGCCGTACCCGGCATGATAGGGGCATAGGCTGCTATTACTGGGAACCGGCCTGGATTCCCTCACAGCACGAGTGGTCTGTAGGCCATGCGAACAACTGGTCCAACCTCACCCTGTTCGATTATGAGGGACGGGCACTGGCTTCGCTGGACGTTTTGAACTAG
- a CDS encoding carbohydrate ABC transporter permease has protein sequence MYYKTRGYRIFSIFNTCFLIILAIMCIVPLVHVLAVSFSAKSAADANLVGLWPKQFSVEAYKKTIDNPVFLHSIWISVQRTVLGTALTLLITFLAAYPLSKENSTFKGRTIYSWLFVFTMVFNGGMIPFYIVIQKLGLMNSFWVLVLPGAVNTFLIILMLNFFRGVPKELEEAALIDGANHFRTLFSIYLPISLPSIATIALFSMVFHWNSWFDGLLYMNNSDKFPLATFLQTVIIQRDMSSMSINPKEMELISQTTVRAAQIFIGAAPILLVYPFLQKYFVKGMTLGSVKE, from the coding sequence ATGTATTACAAAACAAGAGGCTACCGCATATTCAGCATATTTAATACCTGTTTTCTAATTATTTTGGCCATCATGTGTATCGTTCCGCTCGTGCATGTGCTTGCGGTTTCGTTCAGCGCCAAATCAGCGGCGGATGCCAATCTGGTCGGCTTGTGGCCGAAGCAGTTTTCGGTGGAAGCCTATAAAAAGACAATCGATAATCCCGTATTCCTTCATTCCATCTGGATTTCAGTGCAACGTACTGTTCTCGGAACAGCGCTTACGCTGCTCATTACGTTCCTTGCGGCTTATCCGTTGTCCAAAGAAAACTCGACCTTTAAAGGCCGGACGATTTATTCCTGGCTGTTTGTCTTCACCATGGTATTCAACGGCGGGATGATCCCATTCTATATTGTTATTCAGAAGCTTGGCTTGATGAATTCCTTCTGGGTTCTGGTGCTGCCGGGAGCAGTTAACACCTTCCTGATTATTCTGATGCTCAACTTCTTCCGCGGTGTACCGAAGGAGCTCGAGGAAGCAGCACTGATCGACGGGGCGAATCATTTCCGCACCTTGTTCAGCATTTATCTGCCGATCTCGCTGCCTTCCATTGCTACGATTGCCCTGTTCAGTATGGTGTTCCACTGGAACTCCTGGTTCGACGGGCTGCTGTATATGAATAATTCCGATAAGTTTCCGCTCGCCACCTTCCTGCAGACCGTCATTATCCAGCGGGATATGAGCTCCATGAGCATTAATCCGAAGGAAATGGAGCTGATCTCGCAGACCACGGTACGTGCAGCGCAGATCTTTATCGGAGCGGCTCCGATCCTGCTGGTCTATCCGTTCCTGCAGAAATACTTTGTTAAAGGAATGACACTCGGCTCAGTGAAGGAGTAG
- a CDS encoding ABC transporter permease, with amino-acid sequence MRTLRKNWQFHVMLIPAMILLILFSFIPMGGIVMAFQDYKPWQHISGSEWVGLDNFRYLFEREDSMQVIWNTLIIAVLKMIFNLLVPFIFAIMLNEVRKLAVQRTIQTLVYLPHFLSWVILGGILLDLLSTDGFVNQILGSFGVQPIFFLGDNNWFRFTVILTDVWKEFGYNTIVFLAALAGINPSLYEAAEIDGANRWKQTRFVTMPSLIPMVVVVGTLALGNVLNAGFDQIFNLYNPLVYQKGDIIDTFVYRTAIQNGEMGFGTAIGLFKSAISMVLILFSYQMAKKWAGYRIF; translated from the coding sequence ATGAGAACACTTAGAAAAAACTGGCAATTCCATGTAATGCTGATTCCTGCGATGATACTGCTGATTCTGTTCAGCTTTATCCCGATGGGCGGCATTGTAATGGCCTTTCAGGATTACAAACCATGGCAGCATATCTCCGGTTCGGAGTGGGTGGGCCTTGATAATTTCAGGTATCTGTTTGAACGTGAGGACAGCATGCAGGTCATCTGGAACACACTGATCATTGCGGTGCTGAAGATGATCTTCAATCTGCTTGTACCGTTTATTTTCGCGATTATGCTGAATGAGGTCCGCAAGCTGGCCGTGCAGCGTACTATTCAGACGCTAGTTTATCTGCCGCATTTCCTGTCCTGGGTTATTCTTGGCGGGATTCTGCTGGACCTGCTGTCCACGGACGGCTTTGTGAATCAGATTCTCGGCAGCTTCGGGGTGCAGCCAATCTTCTTCCTCGGGGATAACAACTGGTTCCGCTTTACCGTTATTTTGACTGATGTGTGGAAGGAATTCGGGTATAACACCATCGTCTTCCTGGCGGCGCTTGCCGGCATTAACCCTTCACTGTATGAAGCGGCAGAGATCGACGGGGCGAACCGCTGGAAGCAGACCCGCTTCGTTACCATGCCTTCCCTGATTCCGATGGTTGTGGTAGTTGGTACGCTGGCACTCGGGAATGTGCTAAATGCCGGCTTTGACCAAATCTTTAACCTGTACAATCCGCTGGTGTACCAAAAGGGTGACATCATCGACACCTTCGTCTACCGTACAGCGATTCAGAACGGTGAGATGGGCTTCGGAACAGCGATCGGATTGTTCAAGTCGGCTATCAGTATGGTTCTGATTCTGTTCTCGTACCAGATGGCTAAAAAATGGGCGGGCTACCGCATCTTCTAA